In Perca fluviatilis chromosome 11, GENO_Pfluv_1.0, whole genome shotgun sequence, the following proteins share a genomic window:
- the cryz gene encoding quinone oxidoreductase — MSGCRLMRAIRVSEFGAPSVLRLCSDVTVPQPGHRQVLIRVHACGVNPVETYIRAGTYARKPPLPYTPGTDVAGVVETVGEGVTAVKAGDRVFTTATESGGYAEYTVAADECVHKLPDALHFSQGAAIGIPYFTAYRALVHKAHAKAGETVLIHGASGGVGVAACQLSRALGLKVLGTAGTPEGMKLVLNNGAHLAFNHREEGYTDQIMEATEGRGIDVIVEMLSNVNLSKDLQMLAFGGRVTIIGCRGSIEINPRDTMAKESSIMGVALFFATPEENKECAALLYAGMEAGWLRPVVGSQYPLDKAAQAHHDIIECPGAAGKTVLTM; from the exons ATGTCGGGCTGCAGGCTGATGAGAGCCATCAGAGTCAGTGAGTTTGGAGCTCCGTCAGTGCTCAGACTCTGCTCAGATGTGACTGTCCCCCAGCCTGGACacagacag GTGTTGATTCGTGTCCATGCCTGTGGAGTGAACCCTGTGGAAACTTACATCCGGGCCGGGACCTACGCCCGTAAGCCCCCCCTGCCATACACACCGGGCACAGACGTTGCTGGAGTGGTGGAAACTGTTGGAGAAGGAGTCACTGCAGTGAAG gcAGGCGACCGCGTGTTCACCACAGCCACAGAGTCTGGAGGTTATGCAGAGTACACTGTAGCAGCCGATGAGTGTGTCCACAAACTGCCCGATGCTTTACACTTCAGCCAGGGGGCAGCCATAGGGATCCCTTACTTCACCGCCTACAGAGCTCTGGTTCACAA AGCTCATGCCAAAGCTGGAGAGACCGTTCTCATCCATGGAGCCAGTGGAGGG GTGGGTGTGGCAGCGTGCCAGTTGTCCCGTGCTCTGGGTCTCAAGGTGTTGGGGACAGCGGGGACACCGGAGGGAATGAAGCTGGTTCTCAACAATGGAGCTCACCTGGCCTTTAATCACAGAGAAGAGGGATACACCGATCAAATCATG GAAGCCACAGAGGGCAGAGGCATAGATGTGATAGTAGAGATGCTGTCCAACGTCAACCTCAGTAAAGACCTCCAGATGTTGGCCTTCGGAGGACGTGTTACG ATCATTGGCTGCAGAGGCTCCATAGAGATCAACCCCAGAGACACCATGGCTAAAGAGAGCAGCATCATGGGAGTGGCTCTTTTCTTCGCTACACCG GAGGAGAACAAGGAGTGTGCAGCGCTGCTCTACGCAGGGATGGAAGCTGGTTGGCTGCGTCCAGTCGTCGGTTCCCAGTATCCGCTTGACAAAGCCGCCCAGGCCCACCATGACATCATTGAGTGTCCCGGGGCTGCTGGGAAGACTGTCTTGACCATGTGA
- the lrrc53 gene encoding stress response protein nst1 isoform X2, with translation MTSILLMLLLSVIRTQCVSPVPSCPASCVVCSEDALICHRLANIIDAPGTTQALLLTEGSISTVQPASLSDLSNVTVIGLSHNHISVLGEKPFRNLPFLNTLLLDHNLLTSQALQGRALTNLTRLEVLALGQNLINMIQGVWFEGNKALRSLKLEGNLLTSLDSGSFPLNDLRDLESLDLSDNLIYHLHRNTLWSLQTLDLSRNRLSSAPAEAFSYLSWLTNLNLDLNTWNCSCQLLELAAFLSTFIQQPDKTLYNGRRMVCVSADNPAVTTVLELTEANCVPSNQNITVQIEARGSVTPQLYARDLAITAVVCFIGGVGLTLLVVLICYQVSWKKKLKESKRQKEEEEGSSTGVNHHANHLDASEKRRDLFLQAQRSQPWDREDKMLAARTDVYGGQNRSRVDENGHFGCPDCSIKGQRGMDQMRARGNSRINGGMETEEEEGEKRRMRMMIEEERRRLGTQKGISGRDIPNKLLSHSNTNSSSHPRKDTFSQRAETLADNQTNREMGESYRTDMEGKTKGHETVHCEGCHRTYRPPEQSMRHGTIHTKTKDSALFDGFPSQYRQIDRGRYDNYNQFDMMKNTELRREPRNVTFDLKSSRSLEQGRSQGEDQRETEETRSSRDKEKGRAKKHEAKVQSSRLLKVKLNLNPLLKSKVHPKRKNELGHSEESSSKKSKDKRQDGKERRERERKGKSGEKTKGNSEKVKKSTKTKGSTEGGEEEKEEKDRGEGGQKSKKSSKQKRDEQENTEVNQGENPHPENSQPADTANTADQSACAPAIGQGQDLQGGSIQSQGAGLVLGSSQLSSQHPLSLSATDRNHTTNLSLLGLASSQLTGSSLSLQGGNLLLNTMASGSKALFPSGPAKSVAPSIAISGAPDSFSRQPGVGLVSPATSLLANAVLANPLQASAMHTSALHISQPAGLASSLAANPAPVQSLSQSKPPPDGSPLAVRLMSVPGQEPGLQTGDGVLQRLTLQTQVPPSVDGLSGVTPQAPGPETTVENVSNNKSQTESGRVDGGSTAHMSAEGGALSDGLAAGLSGGIMQAADASVSGVPAPITSTQSTSSTGDGFGAPALLQQEYLSEEEGSSPRRKLRLVIPEKTSDRPPTALERKIR, from the exons ATGACCA GTATTTTGCTGATGTTGCTGCTGTCAGTCATCAGAACCCAGTGTGTGTCCCCTGTCCCATCATGCCCTGCTTCCTGTGTGGTTTGTTCTGAAGATGCCCTCATCTGTCACAGACTGGCTAACATTATTg acGCTCCAGGCACGACCCAGGCTCTGCTGCTAACAGAAGGCTCCATCTCCACAGTCCAGCCTGCTTCACTGTCTGACCTCAGCAACGTTACAGTCATAG GTCTGAGTCATAACCATATCTCAGTGCTGGGTGAGAAGCCCTTCAGAAACCTGCCGTTCCTCAACACCTTACTGCTGGACCACAACCTCCTGACCAGCCAGGCCCTACAGGGGCGAGCTCTGACCAATCTAACCAGACTAGAAGTCCTCGCCCTGGGCCAGAACCTTATTAACATG ATCCAAGGTGTCTGGTTTGAAGGTAACAAAGCCCTGCGGAGCCTGAAGCTAGAGGGAAACTTGCTCACCAGTTTGGACTCTGGTTCCTTCCCTCTTAATGACCTCAGAGATCTGGAGAGTCTGGATCTGTCAGATAACCTGATATATCATCTGCATAGAAACAC GTTGTGGAGTCTGCAGACTCTGGATCTGTCCAGGAACCGTCTGagttctgctcctgctgaggcTTTTTCCTACCTCAGCTGGCTGACAAACCTCAACCTGGACCTCAACACATGGAACTGCTCCTGTCAGCTGCTTGAACTGGCGGCCTTCCTGTCCACCTTCATACAACAACCAGACAAG ACCCTCTATAACGGCCGTAGGATGGTGTGTGTGAGCGCTGACAACCCGGCCGTAACCACAGTACTGGAGCTGACTGAGGCCAACTGTGTCCCATCCAATCAGAACATCACAGTACAGATAGAAGCAAGAGGCAGCGTGACGCCACAACTGTATGCTCGAGATCTGGCCATCACTGCGGTCGTCTGCTTCATTG GAGGCGTTGGCTTGACCCTGCTGGTAGTCCTGATCTGCTATCAAGTGTCTTGGAAGAAGAAACTGAAGGAAagtaaaagacagaaagaagaagaagagggaagCAGCACAGGGGTGAATCACCATGCCAATCACCTAGATGCCAGTGAAAAGAGGAGGGACCTCTTCTTGCAAGCACAAAGAAGCCAGCCTTGGGACAGGGAAGACAAGATGTTGGCTGCAAGGACAGATGTCTACGGTGGGCAGAATAGGTCCAGAGTTGACGAAAATGGCCATTTTGGGTGCCCGGACTGCAGCATCAAAGGACAGAGAGGGATGGACCAGATGAGAGCCAGGGGGAACAGCAGGATTaatggagggatggagacagaggaggaggaaggtgaGAAGAGGAGAATGAGGATGATGatagaggaagaaaggaggaggcTTGGGACTCAGAAGGGAATATCAGGCAGGGACATTCCCAACAAGCTTCTTTCTCACAGCAACACCAACTCTTCCTCTCATCCACGGAAAGACACCTTTAGTCAGAGAGCAGAGACCCTGGCGGACAAtcagacaaacagagaaatgggaGAGAGCTACAGGACTGACATGGAAGGTAAGACCAAAGGACATGAGACTGTACACTGTGAGGGCTGCCACAGGACATACAGACCACCAGAGCAGAGCATGAGACACGGGACGATTCACACCAAGACGAAAGACTCTGCTCTGTTTGATGGCTTCCCTTCTCAGTACAGACAGATCGACAGGGGTAGATATGATAACTACAACCAGTTTGACATGATGAAGAACACGGAGTTGAGAAGAGAACCAAGAAACGTAACCTTTGACCTGAAGAGCTCCAGAAGCTTAGAGCAAGGACGCAGTCAAGGCGAAGaccagagggagacagaggaaacaAGGAGCTCCAGAGACAAGGAGAAAGGAAGAGCAAAAAAACACGAGGCTAAAGTCCAGTCGAGCCGGTTACTGAAGGTTaaactaaatttgaacccgCTGCTAAAAAGCAAAGTCCATCCTAAGAGGAAAAATGAGCTGGGCCACTCAGAGGAAAGCAGCTCAAAGAAGAGTAAAGATAAACGGCAGGATGGAAAAGAAAGAAGGGAgagggaaaggaaaggaaagtcTGGGGAGAAAACAAAGGGTAACAGTGAGAAGGTAAAGAAATCCACCAAGACTAAAGGATCGACCGAGGGtggggaggaagagaaggaagaaaaagacagaggagaaggaggacagAAAAGCAAAAAATCATCTAAGCAGAAAAGAGACGAGCAGGAAAATACAGAAGTTAACCAGGGCGAGAATCCACACCCAGAGAACTCCCAACCTGCCGATACCGCCAATACTGCTGACCAATCAGCCTGTGCTCCTGCGATTGGACAGGGACAAGACTTGCAGGGTGGGAGTATTCAGTCTCAGGGAGCTGGATTGGTTCTGGGGAGTTCGCAGCTCTCTTCGCAGCATCCCTTATCGCTGTCTGCCACTGACAGGAATCACACTACCAACCTCTCACTGCTTGGTTTAGCAAGCTCACAACTGACTGGCAGCAGCCTCTCTCTTCAAGGAGGGAATCTTTTGCTCAACACCATGGCCTCAGGATCTAAGGCCCTGTTCCCCAGTGGCCCGGCTAAATCTGTCGCTCCTAGCATAGCAATCAGCGGCGCCCCAGACAGCTTCAGCAGGCAACCCGGAGTAGGCCTCGTGTCTCCTGCTACCTCTCTTCTAGCTAACGCTGTACTTGCTAACCCATTGCAAGCAAGTGCGATGCATACCTCTGCTCTTCATATCTCCCAGCCTGCAGGACTAGCCTCGAGTTTAGCAGCAAATCCTGCACCCGTGCAGTCCCTCTCGCAGAGCAAGCCGCCTCCTGACGGCTCTCCTCTTGCGGTAAGACTGATGTCTGTTCCAGGCCAGGAACCGGGCCTTCAGACTGGGGACGGAGTACTTCAGAGACTCACTCTCCAAACTCAGGTACCTCCAAGTGTGGATGGTTTATCTGGGGTGACCCCTCAGGCTCCTGGACCAGAGACCACTGTGGAGAATGTGTCAAACAATAAAAGTCAGACAGAGTCTGGGCGTGTGGATGGTGGGTCCACCGCCCACATGTCAGCTGAGGGAGGGGCTCTAAGTGATGGACTTGCTGCAGGGTTGTCAGGAGGCATCATGCAGGCAGCAGATGCGTCTGTATCAGGTGTCCCTGCACCCATAACGTCTACACAGAGCACATCCTCCACCGGGGATGGATTTGGAGCTCCCGCACTGCTGCAGCAGGAGTACCTGTCGGAGGAAGAAGGATCCTCCCCCAGGAGGAAGCTGAGGCTGGTGATTCCCGAGAAGACGTCCGACCGACCACCCACTGCACTGGAGAGGAAGATACGCTAG
- the lrrc53 gene encoding stress response protein nst1 isoform X1, with protein sequence MTSILLMLLLSVIRTQCVSPVPSCPASCVVCSEDALICHRLANIIDAPGTTQALLLTEGSISTVQPASLSDLSNVTVIGLSHNHISVLGEKPFRNLPFLNTLLLDHNLLTSQALQGRALTNLTRLEVLALGQNLINMIQGVWFEGNKALRSLKLEGNLLTSLDSGSFPLNDLRDLESLDLSDNLIYHLHRNTFGRLWSLQTLDLSRNRLSSAPAEAFSYLSWLTNLNLDLNTWNCSCQLLELAAFLSTFIQQPDKTLYNGRRMVCVSADNPAVTTVLELTEANCVPSNQNITVQIEARGSVTPQLYARDLAITAVVCFIGGVGLTLLVVLICYQVSWKKKLKESKRQKEEEEGSSTGVNHHANHLDASEKRRDLFLQAQRSQPWDREDKMLAARTDVYGGQNRSRVDENGHFGCPDCSIKGQRGMDQMRARGNSRINGGMETEEEEGEKRRMRMMIEEERRRLGTQKGISGRDIPNKLLSHSNTNSSSHPRKDTFSQRAETLADNQTNREMGESYRTDMEGKTKGHETVHCEGCHRTYRPPEQSMRHGTIHTKTKDSALFDGFPSQYRQIDRGRYDNYNQFDMMKNTELRREPRNVTFDLKSSRSLEQGRSQGEDQRETEETRSSRDKEKGRAKKHEAKVQSSRLLKVKLNLNPLLKSKVHPKRKNELGHSEESSSKKSKDKRQDGKERRERERKGKSGEKTKGNSEKVKKSTKTKGSTEGGEEEKEEKDRGEGGQKSKKSSKQKRDEQENTEVNQGENPHPENSQPADTANTADQSACAPAIGQGQDLQGGSIQSQGAGLVLGSSQLSSQHPLSLSATDRNHTTNLSLLGLASSQLTGSSLSLQGGNLLLNTMASGSKALFPSGPAKSVAPSIAISGAPDSFSRQPGVGLVSPATSLLANAVLANPLQASAMHTSALHISQPAGLASSLAANPAPVQSLSQSKPPPDGSPLAVRLMSVPGQEPGLQTGDGVLQRLTLQTQVPPSVDGLSGVTPQAPGPETTVENVSNNKSQTESGRVDGGSTAHMSAEGGALSDGLAAGLSGGIMQAADASVSGVPAPITSTQSTSSTGDGFGAPALLQQEYLSEEEGSSPRRKLRLVIPEKTSDRPPTALERKIR encoded by the exons ATGACCA GTATTTTGCTGATGTTGCTGCTGTCAGTCATCAGAACCCAGTGTGTGTCCCCTGTCCCATCATGCCCTGCTTCCTGTGTGGTTTGTTCTGAAGATGCCCTCATCTGTCACAGACTGGCTAACATTATTg acGCTCCAGGCACGACCCAGGCTCTGCTGCTAACAGAAGGCTCCATCTCCACAGTCCAGCCTGCTTCACTGTCTGACCTCAGCAACGTTACAGTCATAG GTCTGAGTCATAACCATATCTCAGTGCTGGGTGAGAAGCCCTTCAGAAACCTGCCGTTCCTCAACACCTTACTGCTGGACCACAACCTCCTGACCAGCCAGGCCCTACAGGGGCGAGCTCTGACCAATCTAACCAGACTAGAAGTCCTCGCCCTGGGCCAGAACCTTATTAACATG ATCCAAGGTGTCTGGTTTGAAGGTAACAAAGCCCTGCGGAGCCTGAAGCTAGAGGGAAACTTGCTCACCAGTTTGGACTCTGGTTCCTTCCCTCTTAATGACCTCAGAGATCTGGAGAGTCTGGATCTGTCAGATAACCTGATATATCATCTGCATAGAAACAC CTTTGGTAGGTTGTGGAGTCTGCAGACTCTGGATCTGTCCAGGAACCGTCTGagttctgctcctgctgaggcTTTTTCCTACCTCAGCTGGCTGACAAACCTCAACCTGGACCTCAACACATGGAACTGCTCCTGTCAGCTGCTTGAACTGGCGGCCTTCCTGTCCACCTTCATACAACAACCAGACAAG ACCCTCTATAACGGCCGTAGGATGGTGTGTGTGAGCGCTGACAACCCGGCCGTAACCACAGTACTGGAGCTGACTGAGGCCAACTGTGTCCCATCCAATCAGAACATCACAGTACAGATAGAAGCAAGAGGCAGCGTGACGCCACAACTGTATGCTCGAGATCTGGCCATCACTGCGGTCGTCTGCTTCATTG GAGGCGTTGGCTTGACCCTGCTGGTAGTCCTGATCTGCTATCAAGTGTCTTGGAAGAAGAAACTGAAGGAAagtaaaagacagaaagaagaagaagagggaagCAGCACAGGGGTGAATCACCATGCCAATCACCTAGATGCCAGTGAAAAGAGGAGGGACCTCTTCTTGCAAGCACAAAGAAGCCAGCCTTGGGACAGGGAAGACAAGATGTTGGCTGCAAGGACAGATGTCTACGGTGGGCAGAATAGGTCCAGAGTTGACGAAAATGGCCATTTTGGGTGCCCGGACTGCAGCATCAAAGGACAGAGAGGGATGGACCAGATGAGAGCCAGGGGGAACAGCAGGATTaatggagggatggagacagaggaggaggaaggtgaGAAGAGGAGAATGAGGATGATGatagaggaagaaaggaggaggcTTGGGACTCAGAAGGGAATATCAGGCAGGGACATTCCCAACAAGCTTCTTTCTCACAGCAACACCAACTCTTCCTCTCATCCACGGAAAGACACCTTTAGTCAGAGAGCAGAGACCCTGGCGGACAAtcagacaaacagagaaatgggaGAGAGCTACAGGACTGACATGGAAGGTAAGACCAAAGGACATGAGACTGTACACTGTGAGGGCTGCCACAGGACATACAGACCACCAGAGCAGAGCATGAGACACGGGACGATTCACACCAAGACGAAAGACTCTGCTCTGTTTGATGGCTTCCCTTCTCAGTACAGACAGATCGACAGGGGTAGATATGATAACTACAACCAGTTTGACATGATGAAGAACACGGAGTTGAGAAGAGAACCAAGAAACGTAACCTTTGACCTGAAGAGCTCCAGAAGCTTAGAGCAAGGACGCAGTCAAGGCGAAGaccagagggagacagaggaaacaAGGAGCTCCAGAGACAAGGAGAAAGGAAGAGCAAAAAAACACGAGGCTAAAGTCCAGTCGAGCCGGTTACTGAAGGTTaaactaaatttgaacccgCTGCTAAAAAGCAAAGTCCATCCTAAGAGGAAAAATGAGCTGGGCCACTCAGAGGAAAGCAGCTCAAAGAAGAGTAAAGATAAACGGCAGGATGGAAAAGAAAGAAGGGAgagggaaaggaaaggaaagtcTGGGGAGAAAACAAAGGGTAACAGTGAGAAGGTAAAGAAATCCACCAAGACTAAAGGATCGACCGAGGGtggggaggaagagaaggaagaaaaagacagaggagaaggaggacagAAAAGCAAAAAATCATCTAAGCAGAAAAGAGACGAGCAGGAAAATACAGAAGTTAACCAGGGCGAGAATCCACACCCAGAGAACTCCCAACCTGCCGATACCGCCAATACTGCTGACCAATCAGCCTGTGCTCCTGCGATTGGACAGGGACAAGACTTGCAGGGTGGGAGTATTCAGTCTCAGGGAGCTGGATTGGTTCTGGGGAGTTCGCAGCTCTCTTCGCAGCATCCCTTATCGCTGTCTGCCACTGACAGGAATCACACTACCAACCTCTCACTGCTTGGTTTAGCAAGCTCACAACTGACTGGCAGCAGCCTCTCTCTTCAAGGAGGGAATCTTTTGCTCAACACCATGGCCTCAGGATCTAAGGCCCTGTTCCCCAGTGGCCCGGCTAAATCTGTCGCTCCTAGCATAGCAATCAGCGGCGCCCCAGACAGCTTCAGCAGGCAACCCGGAGTAGGCCTCGTGTCTCCTGCTACCTCTCTTCTAGCTAACGCTGTACTTGCTAACCCATTGCAAGCAAGTGCGATGCATACCTCTGCTCTTCATATCTCCCAGCCTGCAGGACTAGCCTCGAGTTTAGCAGCAAATCCTGCACCCGTGCAGTCCCTCTCGCAGAGCAAGCCGCCTCCTGACGGCTCTCCTCTTGCGGTAAGACTGATGTCTGTTCCAGGCCAGGAACCGGGCCTTCAGACTGGGGACGGAGTACTTCAGAGACTCACTCTCCAAACTCAGGTACCTCCAAGTGTGGATGGTTTATCTGGGGTGACCCCTCAGGCTCCTGGACCAGAGACCACTGTGGAGAATGTGTCAAACAATAAAAGTCAGACAGAGTCTGGGCGTGTGGATGGTGGGTCCACCGCCCACATGTCAGCTGAGGGAGGGGCTCTAAGTGATGGACTTGCTGCAGGGTTGTCAGGAGGCATCATGCAGGCAGCAGATGCGTCTGTATCAGGTGTCCCTGCACCCATAACGTCTACACAGAGCACATCCTCCACCGGGGATGGATTTGGAGCTCCCGCACTGCTGCAGCAGGAGTACCTGTCGGAGGAAGAAGGATCCTCCCCCAGGAGGAAGCTGAGGCTGGTGATTCCCGAGAAGACGTCCGACCGACCACCCACTGCACTGGAGAGGAAGATACGCTAG